Proteins encoded by one window of Homoserinimonas aerilata:
- a CDS encoding DEAD/DEAH box helicase: MTSPTLPELLPQATSPDAAFALFEQWASGRGLPLYPAQEEAVMELVTGANVILSTPTGSGKSLVAIGAHFAAMAEGRRSYYTAPIKALVSEKFFALVDIFGASNVGMVTGDSSVNADAPIVCCTAEIIANIALREGADADVGQVVMDEFHFYADPERGWAWQVPLLALPNTQFILMSATLGDVDWLALDLSRRTGRETATVTGVDRPVPLHFEYVTTPVHETVEQLLETQRAPVYIVHFSQLAALERAQALTSIRVATREQRDAIADAIGDFRFTTRFGQTLSRLVRSGIGVHHAGMLPKYRRLVEQLAQQGLLRVICGTDTLGVGINVPIRTVLLTGLTKFDGTRMRQLTAREFHQIAGRAGRAGFDTSGTVVVQAPEHESENAKAVAKAGDDPKKLKKLVRKKAPEGFVSWGEPSFNRLITAEPERLTSHMAVSHAMLLNVIARGGDPFSAVRSLLEDNHESRPSQLALLRQALAIYRTLRTAGVVEDGPEGIRLTVDLQPNFALNQPLSPFALAVFDLISPPMAPDGTPGEHPPGFALDIVSILEATLENPRPVLSAQESMARGEAVAAMKAEGIEYEQRMELLETISYPKPLEELLEAAFTTYRASQPWVGDFELKPKSVVRDLYERAMTFNDYIGFYKLARSEGLVLRYLSDAFRAARQTIPDELKTDELRDLIEWLGELVRQVDSSLLDEWEELSHPDPDAHHDAPALPPAPRGVTSNERAFMVLVRNELFRRVQLAALERYDDLGELDAGSGFTAERWAEAMDGYWAEHDELLTGPDARSAAMLSIERHADEWRVRQVFADPQGYHDWGMDAVVNLAESDDSGVAVVRITGVSRL; encoded by the coding sequence GTGACCTCGCCGACCCTGCCTGAACTGCTGCCGCAGGCGACGAGCCCGGATGCGGCGTTCGCACTGTTCGAGCAGTGGGCGAGCGGTCGCGGACTGCCGCTCTATCCCGCCCAGGAGGAGGCGGTCATGGAGCTCGTCACGGGCGCCAACGTCATCCTCAGCACGCCGACCGGCAGTGGCAAGTCGCTCGTCGCCATCGGCGCTCATTTCGCGGCGATGGCCGAGGGGCGTCGCAGTTACTACACCGCCCCCATCAAGGCGCTCGTGTCGGAGAAGTTCTTCGCCCTCGTCGACATCTTCGGGGCATCCAATGTGGGCATGGTCACGGGCGATTCGAGCGTCAACGCCGACGCGCCCATCGTCTGCTGCACCGCCGAGATCATCGCCAACATCGCGCTGCGCGAGGGGGCGGATGCCGACGTCGGCCAGGTGGTCATGGACGAGTTCCATTTCTATGCCGACCCCGAGCGAGGCTGGGCGTGGCAGGTGCCGCTGCTGGCCCTGCCGAACACCCAGTTCATCCTCATGTCGGCGACGCTCGGCGACGTCGACTGGCTGGCCCTCGACCTGAGCCGGCGCACGGGCCGCGAGACGGCGACCGTGACGGGTGTCGACCGGCCGGTTCCCCTGCACTTCGAATATGTGACGACGCCCGTGCATGAGACGGTCGAGCAGTTGCTCGAGACTCAGCGCGCGCCCGTCTACATCGTGCACTTCTCACAGCTGGCCGCGCTCGAGCGGGCGCAGGCGCTCACGAGCATCCGCGTCGCCACGCGGGAGCAGCGGGATGCGATCGCCGACGCGATCGGCGATTTCAGGTTCACGACCCGCTTCGGTCAGACGCTGTCGCGCCTCGTGCGTTCGGGCATCGGCGTGCACCACGCCGGCATGCTGCCCAAGTATCGCCGCCTCGTGGAGCAGCTCGCCCAGCAGGGGCTCCTGCGTGTCATCTGCGGCACCGACACGCTCGGCGTCGGCATCAATGTGCCGATCCGAACGGTGCTGCTGACCGGCCTGACCAAGTTCGACGGCACTCGGATGCGTCAGCTGACAGCGCGAGAGTTCCACCAGATCGCGGGGCGGGCCGGCCGTGCGGGGTTCGACACCTCCGGCACGGTCGTCGTGCAGGCGCCGGAGCACGAGTCGGAGAACGCGAAGGCGGTCGCCAAGGCGGGCGACGACCCGAAGAAGCTCAAGAAGCTTGTGCGCAAGAAGGCGCCCGAGGGTTTCGTCTCGTGGGGCGAGCCGAGCTTCAACCGGCTCATCACGGCCGAGCCGGAGCGCCTCACCTCGCACATGGCCGTGAGTCACGCGATGCTGCTCAACGTCATCGCGCGAGGGGGAGACCCGTTCTCGGCCGTGCGGTCGCTGCTCGAGGACAACCACGAGTCGCGGCCTTCGCAGCTCGCGCTGCTGCGCCAGGCCCTCGCGATCTATCGCACGCTGCGCACTGCCGGCGTCGTAGAGGACGGGCCGGAGGGCATCCGCCTCACCGTCGATCTGCAGCCGAACTTCGCGCTCAACCAGCCGCTGTCGCCGTTCGCTCTCGCCGTGTTCGATCTGATCAGCCCGCCGATGGCTCCGGACGGAACGCCGGGGGAGCATCCGCCGGGCTTCGCCCTCGACATCGTCTCCATCCTCGAGGCGACCCTCGAGAATCCCCGCCCCGTCCTCTCCGCCCAGGAGTCGATGGCGCGCGGTGAGGCGGTCGCCGCGATGAAGGCTGAGGGCATCGAGTACGAGCAGCGCATGGAACTGCTGGAGACGATCAGCTACCCGAAGCCGCTCGAGGAGCTTCTCGAGGCGGCGTTCACGACGTATCGCGCATCGCAGCCGTGGGTGGGCGACTTCGAGTTGAAGCCGAAGTCGGTGGTGCGTGACCTGTACGAGCGGGCGATGACGTTCAACGACTACATCGGCTTCTACAAGCTGGCCCGCAGTGAGGGTCTCGTGTTGCGTTATCTCTCGGATGCGTTCCGCGCGGCCCGGCAGACGATCCCCGACGAGCTGAAGACAGACGAGCTGCGCGACCTCATCGAGTGGCTGGGCGAGCTGGTGCGGCAGGTCGATTCGAGTCTGCTCGACGAGTGGGAGGAGCTGAGTCACCCGGATCCGGATGCGCACCATGACGCGCCCGCCCTGCCGCCGGCACCCCGCGGGGTCACGTCGAACGAGCGCGCGTTCATGGTTCTTGTGCGCAACGAGCTGTTCCGCAGGGTTCAGCTGGCCGCGCTGGAACGCTACGACGACCTCGGCGAGCTGGATGCGGGGTCGGGGTTCACAGCCGAGCGCTGGGCTGAGGCCATGGACGGCTACTGGGCGGAGCACGACGAGCTGCTGACGGGGCCGGATGCGCGCAGTGCGGCGATGCTGTCGATCGAGCGACACGCAGACGAATGGCGTGTGCGACAGGTCTTCGCGGACCCGCAGGGCTATCACGACTGGGGCATGGACGCCGTCGTCAACCTCGCCGAATCCGACGACTCGGGCGTCGCCGTCGTGCGGATCACGGGCGTCTCGCGACTCTGA
- a CDS encoding glucose-6-phosphate dehydrogenase translates to MTVKIDVLVVLGAGGDLTSRLLLPGLGQLLASGQADGLTLIGVGQDALSDDEWRERVTRSFESGAAEGAEPSRVAAQTAWLTADVTDAEGLRSVIAAVDGTPAFYFALPPAVAVAVVKTMAEIGVPEGTVLALEKPFGTDLASAQAFNALLARVVPENSVHRVDHFLGKSTVLNLIGLRFANRFFEQSWNRDAIERVDIVFDENLALEGRAGYYDHAGALVDMIQSHLLQVLALVAMEPPSTLDPDDLRGSIAQVLRAVRPQDDDPRRSSRRARYTPGTIGGRRLPSYADEKGVDPENGTETLAEMTVTVDNWRWAGVPFTLRSGKALADRRKEIVVTFREVPHLPEGLSGRVGPSRLRLVLGPDRIEFDVAMNGEDDPFQLDQVTLSAEFGAGRLGPYGEVLSGILSSDPTLSLRADVVEQCWRIVEPVLAVWRNGDVPLEEYPAGSAGPAAWSAVPPKA, encoded by the coding sequence ATGACTGTGAAGATCGATGTTCTGGTTGTCCTGGGTGCCGGTGGCGACCTGACGAGCCGCCTTCTCCTTCCGGGGTTGGGGCAGCTGCTTGCTTCGGGTCAGGCCGATGGTCTGACGCTGATCGGGGTGGGGCAGGATGCGCTGTCGGATGACGAATGGCGGGAGCGCGTCACACGGTCGTTCGAGAGCGGCGCCGCCGAGGGTGCCGAGCCTTCCCGGGTGGCCGCACAAACGGCCTGGCTCACGGCGGATGTGACGGATGCCGAGGGGCTGAGAAGCGTGATCGCCGCGGTTGATGGCACCCCCGCGTTCTATTTCGCGCTGCCTCCCGCGGTCGCCGTCGCGGTGGTGAAGACGATGGCGGAGATCGGGGTTCCTGAGGGCACAGTGCTCGCGCTCGAGAAGCCGTTCGGAACAGATCTTGCGAGTGCCCAGGCGTTCAACGCCCTACTGGCGAGGGTGGTGCCGGAGAACAGCGTGCACAGGGTCGATCACTTTCTTGGCAAGTCGACGGTGCTCAATCTGATCGGTCTGCGTTTCGCGAACCGCTTCTTCGAGCAGTCGTGGAACAGGGATGCCATCGAGCGCGTCGACATCGTCTTCGACGAGAACCTCGCCCTTGAGGGCCGGGCCGGATACTACGATCATGCCGGTGCGCTGGTGGACATGATCCAGAGCCATCTGCTGCAGGTGCTGGCCCTCGTCGCGATGGAGCCGCCGTCGACGCTCGACCCCGACGATCTGAGGGGCTCGATCGCGCAGGTGCTGCGCGCGGTCCGGCCGCAGGATGATGACCCTCGCCGATCGAGCAGGCGCGCCAGGTACACGCCGGGCACGATCGGCGGCCGACGCCTGCCCTCCTACGCCGATGAGAAGGGCGTCGATCCGGAGAACGGCACCGAGACCCTGGCGGAGATGACGGTCACCGTCGACAACTGGCGGTGGGCCGGCGTGCCGTTCACCCTGCGTTCCGGCAAGGCCCTCGCCGATCGCCGCAAGGAGATCGTGGTGACGTTTCGTGAGGTGCCTCACCTGCCGGAGGGGCTGTCGGGGCGGGTGGGCCCGAGTCGACTGCGCCTTGTGCTCGGCCCCGATCGGATCGAGTTCGACGTCGCGATGAACGGGGAGGACGATCCCTTCCAACTGGATCAGGTCACGCTGTCCGCCGAATTCGGCGCGGGGCGGTTGGGCCCCTATGGCGAGGTCCTGTCCGGCATCCTGTCGAGCGATCCGACGTTGTCGCTGCGCGCCGATGTCGTCGAGCAGTGTTGGCGGATCGTCGAGCCTGTTCTCGCAGTCTGGAGGAACGGCGATGTGCCGCTCGAGGAGTACCCGGCCGGCTCGGCAGGCCCGGCCGCATGGTCCGCCGTGCCTCCGAAGGCCTAG
- a CDS encoding winged helix DNA-binding domain-containing protein, translating into MTDASLTMKERTRLARLRLTAQLVAARPSAAISRPADVVRRMLAMQAQDFPASVWAVALRLPGGTAAHVLQALTDGSIVRSWPMRGTLHLTAPEDLGWIQSLTTERLLRSASTTHAAAGLGPREFAVARDAVLGALTGNRMLTRPEMYELFRSVGIAPEEQRGYHLLWHLAQTGVICLGPPLQGAGNQAQRQSFVLASEWIRAPRLLEREEALAELARRYFTGHGPATVRDLAWWAGLTLADARLGVEQVGGELATLTIGGSDYLLSPELLDAGPAAAASGVFALAGFDEFVLGYQDRSAQLAAEHVQRIVPGKNGMFLSTIVTGGLIAGTWRRTIARSGVAVTAEPFGSLSATVSARFDREARRYARHLGLPLIAAAAPEPA; encoded by the coding sequence ATGACGGATGCCTCGCTGACGATGAAGGAGCGCACGCGGCTGGCACGGCTCCGCCTCACCGCGCAGCTTGTGGCGGCACGCCCGTCTGCCGCGATCTCCCGGCCCGCAGACGTCGTCAGACGGATGCTCGCGATGCAGGCCCAGGACTTTCCCGCGTCGGTCTGGGCCGTCGCACTCCGGCTGCCGGGCGGCACAGCTGCGCATGTCCTGCAGGCCCTCACCGACGGCAGTATCGTGCGTTCCTGGCCCATGCGCGGCACCCTGCACCTGACCGCTCCCGAGGATCTCGGCTGGATCCAGTCGCTCACGACCGAGCGCCTCCTGCGCTCGGCGAGCACCACCCATGCGGCGGCCGGGCTCGGCCCGCGCGAGTTCGCGGTGGCTCGTGACGCCGTTCTCGGCGCGCTCACGGGCAACCGGATGCTCACAAGGCCAGAGATGTACGAGCTGTTCCGTTCTGTCGGCATCGCGCCGGAGGAGCAGCGTGGCTACCACCTGCTCTGGCATCTCGCCCAGACCGGCGTCATCTGCCTCGGCCCGCCCCTGCAGGGCGCAGGCAATCAGGCCCAGAGGCAGAGCTTCGTGCTCGCATCCGAATGGATCCGTGCTCCCCGGCTGCTGGAGCGAGAAGAGGCCCTCGCCGAGCTCGCCCGCAGATATTTCACCGGGCACGGCCCTGCCACGGTTCGCGACCTGGCCTGGTGGGCCGGGCTCACCCTTGCGGATGCGAGGCTCGGCGTCGAGCAGGTGGGCGGCGAATTGGCGACGCTCACGATCGGTGGCAGCGACTACCTGCTCTCCCCGGAGCTGCTGGATGCGGGACCGGCCGCCGCCGCATCCGGGGTCTTCGCTCTTGCCGGCTTCGACGAATTCGTGCTCGGCTATCAGGATCGTTCGGCGCAGCTCGCCGCCGAGCATGTGCAGCGCATCGTTCCGGGCAAGAACGGGATGTTCCTGTCCACGATCGTCACAGGTGGGCTCATCGCCGGCACCTGGCGACGCACCATCGCACGCTCGGGCGTGGCCGTCACCGCCGAACCCTTCGGCAGCCTCTCCGCCACAGTCTCTGCGCGGTTCGATCGAGAGGCCCGTCGCTACGCGAGGCATCTGGGCCTCCCCCTCATCGCGGCCGCGGCTCCCGAACCAGCCTGA
- a CDS encoding FUSC family protein: MRRFTFSGAVKTVGHVRSSSRGPLLQVVKTSIAAVLSWLVCNVLLDQPLPIFAAIAALLVVQPSVNQSLAKGLERSLGVILGVVLAYGAGLLFGSSSWIVLAIIVVALLLAWALQLTPGSANQIPISAMLVLAIGGGHNPQYSLERIIETIIGVIVALIVNFAIVPPVLLGPATTAVQRLASRVAATLDGLADALTTPTSGTQLSSMLAHARTLRPLQFSAAESVTRAEESLLLNPRGGRHRQRLARDRELLARLTVLVTRVLGMTRALHDHYDEHLPEEPMARSIATELTRAAHDLRLLAGPPIDKLDAAGKVATITSELPALTAPLVIAVPHPQHWVLIGSLMEDLRRVREEIIGGTTAD; encoded by the coding sequence ATGCGACGGTTCACGTTCTCCGGCGCCGTGAAGACGGTGGGCCACGTTCGATCGTCGTCCCGAGGGCCGCTGCTCCAGGTTGTGAAGACCTCGATTGCTGCGGTGCTCTCGTGGTTGGTATGCAATGTTCTCCTCGACCAACCGCTTCCGATCTTCGCCGCCATCGCTGCCCTGCTGGTCGTGCAGCCGAGCGTGAACCAGTCGCTGGCCAAGGGTTTGGAGCGCAGCCTCGGGGTCATCCTCGGCGTCGTTCTCGCCTATGGGGCCGGGCTCCTGTTCGGCTCCTCCAGCTGGATCGTGCTGGCGATCATCGTCGTCGCGCTGCTGCTCGCCTGGGCTCTCCAACTGACCCCGGGCTCGGCGAACCAGATACCGATCAGCGCCATGCTGGTTCTGGCGATCGGCGGCGGCCACAATCCGCAGTACTCCCTCGAACGAATCATCGAGACCATCATCGGCGTCATCGTCGCCCTCATCGTGAACTTCGCGATCGTGCCACCGGTGCTCCTCGGGCCGGCGACGACGGCCGTGCAGCGCCTCGCATCGCGCGTCGCCGCAACCCTCGACGGGCTCGCCGATGCGCTCACGACACCGACGAGCGGCACCCAGCTGAGCTCGATGCTCGCCCACGCCCGCACGCTGCGTCCGCTGCAGTTCTCTGCCGCAGAGTCCGTCACACGGGCCGAGGAGAGCCTGCTTCTGAATCCGCGCGGCGGGCGGCACCGGCAACGCCTCGCCCGAGACCGCGAACTGCTTGCGCGACTCACCGTGCTCGTGACGCGCGTACTGGGCATGACGAGGGCCCTGCACGACCACTACGACGAGCACCTCCCCGAGGAACCCATGGCGCGCTCGATCGCCACCGAGCTGACCAGGGCGGCCCACGACCTGCGCCTTCTCGCGGGCCCCCCCATCGACAAGCTCGACGCCGCGGGGAAGGTCGCCACCATCACGTCGGAACTGCCCGCGCTGACCGCACCGCTCGTCATCGCGGTGCCGCATCCGCAGCACTGGGTACTCATCGGATCCCTCATGGAGGACCTGCGTCGCGTGCGCGAGGAGATCATCGGCGGCACGACGGCCGACTGA
- a CDS encoding MFS transporter, whose translation MGIDTGAAQAGTRELRLVLSIAILASFVAFLDGTVVNVALPAITEELGGGLAVQQWTVDAYLITLGALILVAGSLSDVYGRLVVMRVGLVGFGVTSVMIALAPTPEFLVISRGLQGIAGALLVPSSLALIMSNFRGPAQGRAIGRWTAFTSAAMIVGPLIGGLLVDGLSWRWVFLINILPITVTLVLMSRLTQRDRRDPDASVDYPGAVLAIIGLGGPVFALIEQGNLGWAHPAIWGPFIGGVIAFGLFLVRQRRARVPMMPFSIFRIRNFSVGNVATVLVYGALSLSGFIIVVFLQQQADFSAVLAGLSMLPVTIIMIATSSFFGGLSGRFGPRLFMAAGPIIAGVGFLLMLTTTLPVDYWTQLLPGILLFGLGLSTTVAPLTSAILGDIDPRQSGIGSAVNNAISRVAGLVAIALLGIIVGESLDLDGLHRGLIVTATLLIAGGLVSAVGIRNPPHATAQQTVASPAE comes from the coding sequence ATGGGCATCGATACGGGTGCGGCACAGGCGGGTACGAGAGAACTGCGCCTCGTGCTGTCGATCGCGATCCTCGCATCCTTCGTCGCGTTCCTCGACGGCACGGTCGTCAACGTGGCGCTTCCAGCGATCACCGAGGAGCTCGGCGGTGGGCTCGCTGTGCAGCAGTGGACGGTCGACGCCTACCTGATCACGCTCGGCGCCCTCATCCTTGTGGCCGGATCGCTGTCGGATGTCTACGGTCGGCTGGTCGTGATGAGGGTCGGCCTCGTGGGGTTCGGCGTGACCTCGGTCATGATCGCGCTCGCGCCGACGCCGGAGTTCCTCGTGATCTCCCGGGGCCTGCAGGGCATAGCGGGCGCTCTCCTGGTGCCCAGCTCGCTCGCGCTCATCATGTCGAACTTCCGCGGCCCGGCGCAGGGCCGCGCGATCGGTCGCTGGACGGCCTTCACGAGCGCCGCGATGATCGTGGGGCCGCTCATCGGCGGCCTCCTCGTCGACGGCCTGTCGTGGCGCTGGGTGTTCCTCATCAACATCCTGCCGATCACGGTGACGCTCGTGCTCATGTCTCGCCTGACACAGCGAGACAGGAGAGATCCGGATGCCTCGGTCGACTACCCGGGCGCAGTGCTGGCGATCATCGGCCTCGGCGGGCCGGTCTTCGCCCTCATCGAGCAGGGAAATCTGGGCTGGGCGCATCCGGCGATCTGGGGCCCTTTCATCGGGGGAGTGATCGCTTTCGGCCTGTTCCTGGTGCGGCAGCGGCGGGCACGCGTGCCGATGATGCCGTTCAGTATCTTCCGCATCCGCAACTTCTCGGTGGGCAATGTGGCGACCGTGCTCGTCTACGGGGCGCTCTCGCTGTCGGGGTTCATCATCGTCGTGTTCCTCCAGCAGCAGGCCGACTTCAGCGCCGTGCTCGCCGGCCTGTCGATGCTGCCCGTCACCATCATCATGATCGCGACGTCGAGCTTCTTCGGCGGGCTCTCCGGCCGATTCGGGCCGCGGCTGTTCATGGCGGCCGGGCCGATCATCGCTGGCGTCGGGTTCCTTCTCATGCTGACGACGACGCTGCCGGTGGACTACTGGACGCAGCTGCTGCCGGGCATCCTGCTCTTCGGCCTCGGCCTGAGCACAACGGTGGCGCCGCTGACCTCCGCGATCTTGGGCGACATCGACCCGCGCCAGTCGGGCATCGGCTCGGCGGTGAACAACGCGATCTCCCGGGTGGCGGGCCTCGTCGCGATCGCCCTGCTCGGCATCATCGTGGGCGAGAGCCTCGACCTCGATGGCCTGCACAGGGGGCTGATCGTGACGGCTACGCTGCTGATCGCGGGCGGTCTGGTGTCGGCTGTGGGCATCCGCAATCCTCCCCATGCCACCGCGCAGCAGACTGTGGCCTCGCCCGCCGAGTGA
- a CDS encoding glycoside hydrolase family 15 protein, whose amino-acid sequence MARKIEDYALISDCHTAALIGSDGGIDWLCFPRFDSPSMFGALLGTEDHGRWMLAPVGDVIESSRRYIENTFVLVTRWRTATGEVEVTEFMPHGDRRADVVRRVTGLSGTVEMRQELRIRFGYADAVPWIRQRPEKQGNALIAVAGPDAVVVRGPRLTASDHMHACNFTVAEGETADLTLHWYPSHREVPPPLEVEKSLRNTIDWWTKWASAVDVGGAYADAVQRSLLVLRALTHEDTGGVVAAATTSLPEQWGGVRNWDYRFVWLRDASLAVEALVQRGFTDEVEHWRGWLLRAIAGDPADIQIMYGIAGERELTERTIDSLPGYEGAAPVRQGNAAFTQYQGDVFGEVMIALRRAREAGIEEGRFSWPLQRAIMSYVEDNWQRPDNGIWEIRGPLRHFTHSRVMLWAALDCAIEGVRVHGLPGPDDHWERLRDRIAEEIETEGFDSDLGAYTQFYGGAGVDASLLQLSHVGYLDYDDPRMLGTVAEMERTLLRDGLLLRYRTEENVDGLPPGEHPFLACSFWLVEQYACSGRIDDATSLMDRLVGFCNDVGLLSEEYDVDEQRQVGNTPQALSHLALVRAAGAIERAVAKAS is encoded by the coding sequence ATGGCTAGGAAGATCGAAGACTATGCATTGATCAGCGACTGCCACACAGCGGCACTGATCGGAAGCGACGGCGGCATCGACTGGCTCTGCTTTCCGCGATTCGACTCCCCGTCGATGTTCGGGGCGCTCCTCGGCACCGAGGACCACGGCCGATGGATGCTCGCCCCGGTCGGCGACGTCATCGAGAGTTCACGTCGTTACATCGAGAACACCTTCGTGCTCGTCACCCGCTGGCGCACCGCAACAGGTGAGGTCGAGGTCACCGAGTTCATGCCGCACGGCGACAGGCGCGCAGACGTCGTACGCCGCGTGACGGGCCTGAGCGGCACGGTCGAGATGCGTCAGGAGCTGCGCATCCGTTTCGGCTACGCCGACGCCGTGCCCTGGATCCGCCAGAGGCCGGAGAAACAGGGAAACGCCCTGATCGCGGTCGCCGGCCCCGACGCCGTCGTCGTGCGCGGGCCGAGACTCACCGCATCCGATCACATGCACGCCTGCAACTTCACGGTCGCCGAAGGCGAGACAGCCGACCTGACGCTGCACTGGTACCCGTCTCATCGCGAAGTGCCGCCGCCGCTCGAGGTCGAGAAGAGCCTCCGCAACACGATCGACTGGTGGACGAAATGGGCATCCGCTGTCGACGTCGGGGGCGCCTATGCCGACGCCGTGCAGCGATCGCTCCTCGTGCTGCGGGCGCTCACACACGAGGACACGGGCGGTGTCGTCGCCGCGGCAACGACGAGCCTCCCCGAGCAGTGGGGCGGGGTGCGCAACTGGGACTACCGCTTCGTGTGGCTGCGAGACGCCTCACTCGCGGTCGAGGCGCTCGTGCAGCGCGGCTTCACAGACGAGGTCGAACACTGGCGCGGCTGGCTGCTGAGAGCGATCGCGGGAGACCCCGCGGACATCCAGATCATGTACGGAATCGCGGGCGAACGCGAACTCACGGAGCGCACGATCGACAGCCTGCCCGGCTATGAGGGCGCCGCCCCCGTGCGTCAGGGCAACGCGGCGTTCACGCAGTACCAGGGTGATGTCTTCGGCGAGGTGATGATCGCCCTCCGCCGCGCACGAGAGGCCGGCATCGAGGAGGGGCGGTTCTCGTGGCCGCTCCAGCGGGCCATCATGAGCTACGTCGAGGACAACTGGCAGAGGCCGGACAACGGCATCTGGGAGATCCGCGGCCCGCTGCGCCATTTCACGCACTCGCGCGTGATGCTCTGGGCGGCCCTCGACTGCGCGATCGAAGGCGTTCGAGTGCACGGCCTGCCCGGCCCCGATGATCACTGGGAGCGACTGCGTGATCGCATCGCCGAGGAGATCGAGACCGAGGGCTTCGACAGCGACCTCGGCGCCTACACGCAGTTCTATGGCGGAGCGGGCGTGGACGCATCCCTTCTGCAGCTGAGCCATGTCGGCTACCTCGACTACGACGACCCGCGGATGCTGGGCACCGTCGCCGAGATGGAGCGCACCCTGCTGCGCGACGGCCTGCTGCTGCGGTACCGCACGGAGGAGAACGTCGACGGTCTGCCGCCCGGCGAGCATCCGTTCCTTGCCTGTTCGTTCTGGCTGGTCGAGCAGTACGCGTGCTCAGGCAGGATCGATGACGCCACATCGCTCATGGATCGGCTTGTCGGTTTCTGCAACGATGTCGGTCTGCTCTCGGAGGAGTACGACGTCGACGAGCAACGACAGGTCGGCAACACTCCGCAGGCGCTGTCGCATCTCGCGCTCGTGCGTGCGGCCGGCGCGATTGAGAGGGCCGTCGCGAAGGCATCCTGA
- a CDS encoding NAD(P)H-quinone oxidoreductase translates to MQAITVPESGGPDALTLTEVPDRVAGPGELLLTVAAAGVNRADINQREGHYPSPPGAPPWPGLEVSGTIAAVGAGVEGWSVGDTACALLPAGGYATAVTVRASHALPIPAGVDLIDAAALPETMATVWSNLVMLAGLRAGETLLVHGGSSGIGTTAIQVAKALGATVAVTAGSPEKLEACRTLGADILIDYRTQDYVERMLAETDGRGADVVLDPVGGAYLARNIDALAPHGRIVLIANLSGEDGSVSVRRLMGKWGTIHGTTLRARTDEEKDEIIRELRAHAWPLVESGAIRPVIDSRHAFSDAARAHGRMESSLHVGKILLLP, encoded by the coding sequence ATGCAGGCCATTACCGTTCCAGAGTCCGGCGGGCCCGACGCCCTCACCCTCACGGAGGTGCCGGACCGCGTTGCGGGGCCCGGCGAACTGCTGCTCACGGTGGCGGCAGCCGGAGTCAACCGTGCCGACATCAACCAGAGGGAAGGCCACTATCCCTCACCGCCCGGCGCGCCGCCATGGCCCGGGCTCGAGGTCTCAGGCACCATTGCGGCGGTCGGCGCCGGCGTCGAAGGCTGGAGCGTGGGCGACACGGCATGCGCGCTGCTGCCGGCCGGCGGGTATGCCACTGCGGTGACGGTGCGGGCGAGCCACGCGCTGCCCATTCCGGCCGGGGTCGATCTGATCGACGCCGCCGCGCTGCCCGAGACCATGGCCACGGTCTGGTCGAACCTTGTGATGCTGGCCGGCCTGCGGGCTGGCGAGACCCTCCTCGTTCACGGCGGCTCGAGCGGAATCGGCACCACCGCCATCCAGGTCGCCAAGGCCCTCGGCGCGACCGTCGCCGTGACCGCCGGTTCGCCAGAGAAGTTGGAGGCCTGCCGCACGCTCGGTGCGGACATCCTGATCGACTATCGCACTCAGGACTACGTCGAACGGATGCTCGCCGAGACCGACGGACGCGGCGCCGATGTCGTGCTCGACCCCGTCGGTGGGGCCTACCTCGCGCGCAACATCGACGCCCTCGCACCGCACGGGCGCATCGTGCTCATCGCCAACCTCAGCGGCGAGGATGGCTCGGTGAGCGTGCGCAGGCTCATGGGCAAGTGGGGCACCATCCACGGTACGACGCTGCGGGCCCGCACCGACGAGGAGAAGGACGAGATCATCCGCGAGCTGCGCGCGCACGCCTGGCCGCTCGTGGAGTCCGGGGCGATCAGACCCGTCATCGACAGCCGTCACGCCTTCTCCGACGCGGCACGCGCTCACGGGCGCATGGAGTCATCTCTGCACGTGGGCAAGATCCTGCTGCTCCCCTGA